The Caulobacter sp. FWC26 genome contains a region encoding:
- a CDS encoding iron ABC transporter permease, whose amino-acid sequence MPRLVRRRRICSAGQGGAMSLNRLCFLMLALLALAAGLAVALGETSFSLAQYAEALTRPLSPPGEVLWTIRAPRVAVAALVGMALGMAGATMQGLLRNPLADPGVLGVSAVSGLGAAFAISAGFAVLPGAIELSALAGALIAGAIVVAVAARFREPEALILFGVALSAFGGALTALVFNLSRSPVATAEMLAWLMGSVENRDAMDALRALVPMVLGSALCLRAGAGLRMLTLGEEAARMSGLPMGRLRVYAVAGSALLTGAAVAASGVIGFVGLAAPHLVRSLVKDDPKRILWPSAFAGALLVVLADLAARMIPTEQELKLGVVTALFGAPAFALLAWRASRSWRS is encoded by the coding sequence CTGCCCCGCCTGGTTCGCCGCCGACGGATCTGCAGCGCTGGCCAAGGCGGCGCAATGAGTCTGAACCGACTTTGTTTTCTGATGCTAGCGCTTCTGGCGCTGGCGGCCGGGCTGGCCGTGGCGCTCGGCGAGACCTCGTTCTCGCTGGCGCAATACGCCGAGGCCCTGACGCGCCCGTTGTCCCCGCCCGGCGAGGTCTTGTGGACGATCCGGGCGCCACGGGTGGCGGTGGCTGCGCTGGTGGGCATGGCGCTGGGGATGGCTGGCGCGACCATGCAGGGGCTTTTGCGCAACCCGCTCGCCGACCCCGGGGTGCTTGGGGTCTCGGCGGTTTCAGGCCTGGGCGCGGCTTTCGCCATCTCAGCGGGGTTCGCGGTCCTTCCAGGGGCGATCGAGCTGTCGGCGCTGGCGGGCGCGCTGATCGCCGGCGCGATCGTGGTCGCCGTGGCGGCGCGCTTTCGCGAGCCCGAGGCGCTGATCCTGTTCGGTGTGGCGCTGTCGGCCTTCGGCGGCGCGCTGACGGCGTTGGTTTTCAACCTCTCGCGCTCGCCGGTCGCGACTGCGGAGATGTTGGCTTGGCTTATGGGCTCGGTCGAAAACCGCGACGCGATGGACGCGCTGCGGGCGTTGGTTCCGATGGTCCTGGGCTCGGCTCTTTGCCTGCGCGCCGGCGCGGGGCTGCGGATGCTGACTTTGGGCGAGGAAGCCGCGCGGATGTCGGGCCTGCCGATGGGGCGGCTGCGGGTGTACGCCGTCGCCGGCTCGGCGTTGCTGACCGGGGCGGCGGTCGCCGCTTCGGGTGTGATCGGCTTCGTGGGCCTAGCGGCTCCGCACCTGGTGCGCTCACTCGTCAAGGACGACCCCAAGCGCATCCTCTGGCCCTCTGCCTTTGCTGGAGCCTTGCTTGTGGTGCTGGCGGACCTCGCCGCTCGGATGATCCCGACCGAGCAGGAACTGAAGCTCGGCGTCGTCACCGCTCTGTTCGGCGCGCCCGCCTTCGCGCTGCTGGCCTGGCGGGCGTCGCGGAGCTGGCGGTCATGA
- a CDS encoding ABC transporter ATP-binding protein produces the protein MSALWTLVDLSIRQGRKTVVEDATFSVKPGELVGVVGPNGAGKTSLLRAGLGLLPLLRGEARLSGQAVTSLAPTARARLVGYLPQDRRVAWNVSARMVAALGATDLPESEADAVAVERLARVGAGDLVDRGVLDMSGGERAKVLLARMLATRAPLLVADEPVAGLDPDAQLLTLDLLRGEAASGAGVVVTLHDLGLAARCCDRIVVVSKGRVVADAPPREALSRGVLADVFSLDGELIETAAGPVLAARRVS, from the coding sequence ATGAGCGCGCTTTGGACCTTGGTCGACCTGTCCATCCGTCAAGGACGCAAGACGGTGGTCGAAGACGCGACGTTTTCGGTAAAGCCGGGAGAGCTCGTGGGCGTGGTCGGTCCCAACGGCGCGGGCAAGACCAGCCTGCTTCGCGCCGGGCTGGGCCTGCTCCCGCTCCTCAGGGGCGAGGCGCGTTTGTCGGGGCAGGCGGTGACGAGCCTCGCGCCCACGGCGCGCGCGCGTCTTGTCGGCTACCTGCCGCAGGATCGGCGCGTCGCCTGGAACGTCTCAGCGCGCATGGTCGCCGCCTTGGGCGCCACCGACTTGCCGGAATCCGAGGCCGACGCGGTGGCCGTTGAAAGACTGGCGCGTGTGGGCGCCGGCGATCTGGTCGATCGCGGGGTGCTGGACATGTCCGGCGGCGAGCGGGCGAAGGTTCTGCTGGCCCGGATGCTGGCGACCCGCGCGCCGCTGCTGGTGGCGGATGAACCCGTCGCGGGGCTTGATCCGGACGCTCAGCTTCTGACGCTGGACCTGCTGCGTGGAGAGGCCGCGAGCGGCGCCGGCGTCGTGGTCACGCTTCACGACCTTGGTCTTGCCGCCCGCTGCTGCGACCGCATCGTGGTCGTGTCCAAGGGCCGTGTCGTAGCCGATGCGCCGCCACGGGAGGCCTTGTCGCGCGGCGTTCTGGCCGACGTGTTTTCTCTGGACGGCGAACTGATCGAGACTGCGGCGGGGCCTGTGCTGGCGGCCCGCCGCGTGTCGTGA
- a CDS encoding lytic transglycosylase domain-containing protein, with product MVSGMRRILLGGACIVTVVGAADAQTTASYASAQAAPSLITTPPTAVSTALSDTDSANLQTALAAAKRGDLSGARMAMDSLQDPIAKKIAQWQLVDSNAEALSFFELDAARRDLSGWPRGARRDAAAEKALSTSGLDPARIIAWFGGAQPATAEGAMALASAYQATGQQQAAVDLIRRTFRDKVFEADAQRSMIARFGAMLTPDDYVRRADILLYGQQGPGAREMVAMLSDTQQAAARVRMAYRANSAAANDLYNNLTPDLQASPGVVFERAAYLRRKGMDTLALPMVVNFPAPPTEEASTTIWKERKQLIVAALKAGDSRGAYAAAENTQALAPADIAESEFYAGWIALTRLRNPDAAAAHFAQIAAVGASPITRGRALYWQGRAAEAQGDLIAAKAFYSEGARYITTFYGQLAAEKAGLQEIRLERDPVITQADRARFYGREQVRAARMLADIGARDLFRSLVLYIDDTLPNAEETALLVDMARGYGDQDLAMRAVRTAAQRGFILAERGYPLLDHHFTPGPGAAETAFVYSISRQESNFDPAARSGVGARGMMQLMPATASLVARKLGEPHSIDRLGDASYNMRLGSVYLGDMINTFSGSYIMAAAAYNAGPGRPAQWAGLCGDPRGASTDPLDFIECIPFSETRNYVMRTLETTMVYRARLNGGVAPLTLSSDLKRGGYVYTPSVATADTGGAQP from the coding sequence TTGGTTTCAGGAATGCGTCGGATTCTGCTCGGCGGAGCTTGTATCGTGACGGTGGTCGGGGCCGCAGACGCCCAAACCACGGCCTCCTACGCCTCCGCGCAAGCCGCGCCCAGCCTGATCACCACGCCCCCCACAGCGGTCTCGACCGCGCTCAGCGACACCGACTCGGCCAATCTCCAGACCGCGCTCGCGGCCGCCAAGCGCGGTGACCTGTCGGGCGCGCGCATGGCCATGGACAGCCTGCAGGATCCGATCGCCAAGAAGATCGCCCAATGGCAGCTGGTCGACAGCAACGCTGAAGCGCTTAGCTTCTTCGAGCTGGACGCCGCGCGACGCGATCTGTCCGGTTGGCCGCGCGGCGCCCGCCGCGACGCCGCGGCGGAGAAGGCGCTTTCGACCTCCGGCCTCGATCCAGCGCGGATCATCGCCTGGTTCGGCGGCGCCCAGCCTGCCACCGCCGAGGGCGCCATGGCGCTGGCCAGCGCCTATCAGGCTACGGGCCAGCAGCAGGCGGCCGTCGACCTGATCCGCCGTACCTTCCGCGACAAGGTGTTTGAGGCCGACGCCCAGCGCAGCATGATCGCCCGCTTCGGCGCGATGCTGACGCCGGACGACTACGTCCGCCGCGCCGATATCCTGCTCTACGGCCAGCAAGGGCCGGGGGCGCGCGAGATGGTCGCCATGCTGTCAGACACCCAGCAGGCTGCTGCGCGCGTGCGCATGGCCTATCGCGCCAACTCCGCCGCCGCCAACGACCTCTACAATAACCTGACGCCCGACCTGCAGGCCTCACCCGGCGTCGTCTTCGAGCGCGCGGCCTATCTGCGCCGCAAGGGCATGGACACCCTGGCCCTGCCGATGGTGGTCAACTTCCCCGCCCCGCCGACCGAGGAAGCGTCGACCACGATCTGGAAGGAACGCAAGCAACTGATCGTCGCCGCCCTGAAGGCGGGCGACAGCCGGGGCGCCTACGCAGCGGCCGAGAACACCCAAGCCCTTGCGCCCGCCGACATCGCCGAGTCCGAATTCTACGCCGGCTGGATCGCCTTGACTCGGTTGCGAAACCCCGACGCGGCGGCCGCGCATTTCGCCCAGATCGCCGCCGTCGGCGCCTCGCCGATCACCCGGGGCCGAGCCCTCTATTGGCAAGGCCGCGCGGCCGAGGCGCAAGGCGATCTGATCGCCGCCAAGGCCTTCTACTCGGAGGGTGCGCGCTACATCACGACCTTCTACGGCCAACTCGCCGCCGAGAAGGCGGGGCTGCAGGAAATTCGTCTCGAACGCGATCCGGTCATCACCCAGGCAGACCGCGCGCGCTTCTATGGCCGCGAACAGGTCCGCGCGGCGCGTATGTTGGCCGATATCGGGGCGCGTGATCTCTTCCGCAGTCTGGTGCTCTATATCGACGACACCCTTCCCAACGCCGAGGAGACGGCCCTGCTTGTCGATATGGCGCGCGGCTATGGCGACCAGGACCTGGCGATGCGCGCGGTACGCACCGCCGCCCAGCGCGGCTTCATCCTGGCCGAGCGCGGCTATCCGCTTCTGGACCATCATTTCACGCCCGGACCCGGCGCGGCCGAGACGGCTTTCGTCTATTCGATCTCGCGCCAGGAGAGCAATTTCGACCCGGCCGCCCGCTCGGGCGTCGGCGCGCGCGGCATGATGCAGTTGATGCCGGCTACGGCGTCGCTCGTCGCGCGCAAACTGGGCGAGCCTCACTCGATCGATCGCCTCGGCGACGCCTCCTACAACATGCGCCTGGGCTCGGTGTATCTGGGTGACATGATCAACACCTTCAGCGGCTCCTACATCATGGCCGCCGCCGCCTATAACGCCGGCCCGGGACGCCCGGCGCAGTGGGCGGGGCTTTGCGGTGACCCGCGTGGCGCGTCCACCGATCCTCTGGACTTCATCGAGTGCATTCCGTTCTCCGAAACCCGCAACTACGTGATGCGGACGCTGGAGACGACGATGGTCTATCGGGCGCGCCTCAACGGCGGCGTCGCGCCGCTGACGTTGTCCTCGGACCTCAAGCGGGGCGGCTATGTCTACACGCCGTCCGTGGCCACGGCCGACACGGGCGGCGCCCAGCCCTGA
- the dapA gene encoding 4-hydroxy-tetrahydrodipicolinate synthase yields the protein MVQSHFKGVIPALVTPFRDGEVDEKAFVALVERQIAGGVHGLVPVGTTGETSTLSHEEHRRVVELCVKTTAGRVPVIAGAGSNSTDEAIELARHAKAVGADACLVVTPYYNRPSQEGMYQHYKAINDAVELPIFVYNVPGRTGVDINNDTLARLAKLPNIVGIKDATGDLTRISFQRLMCGPEWVMLSGDDPTALGYMAHGGHGVISVTANVAPDACSAFMNACMQGEWEKGLYWQDRLVRLHKALFLDSSPAPTKFAMAQLGLCTEDVRLPITPCAEAVRPAILEAMREAGLR from the coding sequence ATGGTCCAGTCTCACTTCAAGGGCGTCATTCCGGCCCTCGTCACGCCGTTCCGGGACGGTGAGGTGGACGAAAAAGCTTTCGTCGCTCTTGTCGAGCGACAGATCGCCGGTGGCGTGCATGGCCTAGTGCCGGTCGGCACCACGGGTGAGACCTCGACCCTGTCGCATGAAGAGCACCGCCGGGTTGTCGAACTTTGCGTGAAGACGACGGCTGGTCGCGTGCCGGTGATCGCGGGCGCGGGCAGCAACTCGACCGACGAAGCGATCGAGCTGGCGCGGCACGCCAAGGCCGTGGGTGCGGACGCCTGCCTGGTCGTGACGCCGTACTACAATCGCCCCAGCCAGGAGGGCATGTACCAGCACTACAAGGCGATCAACGACGCCGTGGAACTGCCGATCTTCGTCTACAACGTGCCCGGCCGCACGGGCGTGGATATCAACAACGACACGCTGGCGCGCCTCGCCAAGCTGCCCAACATCGTCGGGATCAAGGACGCTACCGGCGACCTGACCCGCATCAGCTTCCAGCGCCTGATGTGCGGCCCCGAATGGGTGATGCTGTCGGGTGATGATCCGACGGCCCTGGGCTACATGGCGCACGGCGGCCACGGCGTGATTTCGGTCACCGCCAATGTCGCGCCGGACGCCTGTTCGGCCTTCATGAACGCCTGCATGCAAGGCGAATGGGAAAAGGGCCTCTATTGGCAGGATCGCCTGGTGCGTCTGCACAAGGCGCTTTTCCTCGACTCCTCGCCGGCGCCGACCAAGTTCGCCATGGCCCAGCTCGGCCTCTGCACGGAAGATGTTCGCCTGCCGATCACGCCTTGCGCTGAGGCTGTGCGTCCCGCGATCCTGGAGGCCATGCGTGAGGCCGGTCTGCGCTGA
- the smpB gene encoding SsrA-binding protein SmpB, which yields MSKPIAENRRARFDYFIEDTFEAGIMLTGTEVKSLRTGRANIAESYASVEGREIVLINADIPPYGHANRFNHEPRRHRKLLLHRRQIDKLIGAVQREGRTLVPIKLYWNDKGLAKLEVGLAKGKKLHDKRDTAAERDWQRDKARLMKGDRGD from the coding sequence ATGTCCAAGCCGATCGCTGAAAATCGGCGGGCGCGCTTCGATTACTTTATCGAGGACACGTTCGAGGCGGGCATCATGCTCACCGGCACCGAGGTGAAAAGCCTGCGGACCGGTCGCGCGAATATCGCCGAGTCCTACGCGTCGGTGGAGGGGCGCGAGATCGTGCTGATCAACGCCGATATCCCCCCCTACGGCCATGCCAATCGCTTCAACCACGAGCCGCGTCGCCACCGGAAGCTGCTGCTGCATCGTCGCCAGATCGACAAGCTGATCGGCGCCGTTCAGCGCGAGGGACGCACCTTGGTTCCGATCAAGCTGTACTGGAACGACAAGGGTCTGGCCAAGCTTGAGGTCGGCCTCGCCAAGGGCAAGAAGCTGCACGACAAGCGCGACACCGCCGCCGAGCGCGACTGGCAGCGCGACAAGGCGCGGCTGATGAAGGGCGACCGCGGCGACTGA
- a CDS encoding DUF2891 domain-containing protein, whose product MSLARSTASRFAKIALGHLTREYPNKLDHVMAGPEDVRSPRDLHPIFYGSFDWHSCVHGYWLLATVLRLRPEMPEAPSIIALFDDAFTEEKVADEVAYLARPESRGFERPYGWAWSLMLQAELLRHDRPWARTHAPLASAFKQRFESFLPIADYPVRVGTHYNTAFALVLACEFAVMTDDQAFFDLLQNRALVWYGQDADCQGWEPSGDDFLSPALIEAEAMRRLLPRERFDLWFPRFLPRLGDKEPATLFTPARVADRTDGKIAHLDGLNLSRAWCWRLLAGAMSEHDPAQAHAVNAAMTHLAAAVPHIAGDYMGEHWLATFALLALENG is encoded by the coding sequence ATGAGCCTCGCCCGCTCCACCGCCTCGCGCTTCGCCAAGATCGCGCTTGGGCACCTGACTCGCGAGTACCCGAACAAGCTGGATCACGTGATGGCGGGGCCGGAGGACGTTCGCTCGCCGCGCGATCTACACCCGATCTTCTACGGCAGCTTCGACTGGCATTCCTGCGTCCACGGCTACTGGCTGCTGGCCACGGTGCTGCGCCTTCGCCCCGAAATGCCCGAAGCGCCCAGTATCATCGCCCTGTTCGACGACGCCTTTACCGAAGAGAAGGTCGCCGACGAAGTCGCCTATCTGGCGCGGCCGGAAAGTCGCGGATTCGAGCGCCCTTACGGCTGGGCTTGGAGCCTCATGCTGCAGGCCGAACTGCTGCGGCATGATCGTCCCTGGGCGCGGACTCACGCCCCCTTGGCCAGCGCGTTCAAGCAGAGGTTCGAGAGCTTCCTGCCCATCGCCGACTACCCCGTCCGGGTCGGCACGCACTACAACACCGCCTTCGCGCTCGTCCTGGCCTGTGAATTCGCGGTGATGACCGACGATCAGGCGTTCTTTGATCTGCTGCAGAACCGCGCGCTGGTCTGGTACGGGCAGGACGCTGACTGCCAAGGCTGGGAGCCTTCCGGCGACGACTTTCTGTCGCCCGCCCTGATCGAGGCCGAGGCCATGCGACGCTTGTTGCCGCGCGAGCGCTTTGATCTCTGGTTCCCCCGCTTCTTGCCCAGATTGGGGGACAAGGAGCCCGCGACGCTGTTCACGCCGGCGCGCGTCGCCGATCGGACAGACGGCAAGATCGCGCATCTGGACGGCTTGAACCTCTCGCGCGCCTGGTGCTGGCGACTGCTAGCCGGCGCAATGTCGGAGCACGATCCCGCTCAGGCCCACGCCGTCAACGCTGCGATGACCCATCTGGCCGCAGCCGTGCCGCACATCGCCGGCGACTATATGGGCGAGCACTGGCTGGCGACCTTCGCGCTCCTTGCCTTGGAAAACGGCTAG
- a CDS encoding DUF979 domain-containing protein, producing MIGLPLVYLLAGLMFAAFSVLSAVDRENPKRFGNAAFWGLFALSFLAGDHLGDLGNGVLVLCLALIAGTGQLGVGAPKTTSPEERESLAATHGVKLYAPALVIPVLVLAGSLTFKHLTVQGAHLVDPKQATLIALALAALVAAVLSQIMFKQPAIAPVQEGRRLMDLVGWAALLPQMLAALGAVFALAGVGKTIGEIAVMITPVDSRFAAVTAYCLGMAIFTIMMGNAFAAFPVMTGGIALPLVIGRFGGDPAVVCAIGMLSGFCGTLLTPLAANFNLVPAALLQLKDRYAVIRAQAPTAVLMLIVNVILMNALAFHP from the coding sequence ATGATCGGCCTCCCGCTCGTCTATCTGCTCGCGGGCCTGATGTTCGCGGCGTTCAGCGTCCTCAGCGCCGTGGACCGCGAGAACCCGAAGCGGTTCGGCAACGCCGCCTTCTGGGGTCTTTTCGCGCTAAGCTTCCTGGCCGGCGACCACCTCGGCGACCTTGGCAACGGCGTGCTCGTTCTTTGCCTGGCGCTAATCGCCGGGACGGGCCAGCTCGGTGTCGGAGCGCCAAAGACCACCAGCCCCGAAGAGCGGGAGAGCCTGGCCGCCACTCACGGCGTGAAGCTCTACGCGCCCGCGCTGGTCATCCCGGTGCTGGTCCTCGCCGGCTCCTTGACCTTCAAGCACCTTACCGTTCAAGGAGCGCACCTTGTCGATCCCAAGCAGGCGACGCTGATCGCGCTGGCCTTGGCGGCCCTGGTCGCGGCGGTGCTGTCGCAGATCATGTTCAAGCAGCCAGCTATCGCGCCCGTGCAGGAGGGCCGCCGGCTGATGGATCTCGTCGGCTGGGCCGCCCTTCTCCCGCAGATGCTGGCGGCGCTGGGCGCGGTCTTCGCGTTGGCGGGCGTGGGCAAGACGATCGGCGAGATCGCGGTGATGATCACCCCGGTCGACAGCCGCTTCGCGGCCGTCACCGCCTACTGCCTGGGCATGGCGATTTTCACGATCATGATGGGTAATGCTTTCGCCGCGTTTCCGGTAATGACCGGCGGCATCGCCCTTCCCCTGGTGATCGGCCGCTTCGGAGGTGACCCGGCCGTGGTTTGCGCCATCGGCATGTTGTCAGGCTTCTGCGGCACCCTGCTGACCCCGCTGGCCGCGAACTTCAACCTTGTGCCCGCCGCGCTGCTGCAGTTGAAAGACCGCTACGCCGTTATCCGCGCCCAGGCGCCCACGGCCGTCCTGATGCTGATCGTCAACGTGATCCTGATGAACGCCCTGGCCTTCCACCCATGA
- a CDS encoding DUF969 domain-containing protein, translated as MLTLLGVAVIVLGFALRFNPLLVVVVAAMTSGLAAGLTPVEVLAAFGKAFNTNRYVSVAWLVLPAIGVLERAGLREQARRTIQGLRAATAGRILLAYLALRQVAAALGLTQVAGQAQTVRPLLAPMAEAAAEPLSDDQRQKVRAMSAATDNIGLFFGEDIFLAIGSILLIVGFLDQSGITVEPLALSVWAIPTAIAAFLIHGARLLMFDRRLTPKAEDAA; from the coding sequence ATGCTGACCCTATTGGGCGTGGCGGTGATCGTGCTGGGCTTCGCCCTACGCTTCAATCCGCTGCTGGTGGTCGTCGTAGCGGCCATGACCTCAGGTTTGGCCGCAGGCCTGACACCGGTCGAGGTGCTGGCCGCCTTCGGCAAGGCCTTCAACACCAACCGTTATGTCAGCGTCGCCTGGCTGGTCCTGCCGGCCATCGGCGTTCTGGAGCGCGCTGGACTGCGAGAGCAGGCGCGTCGGACGATCCAGGGCCTGCGCGCGGCGACGGCCGGTCGTATTCTCCTGGCCTATCTGGCTCTGCGCCAGGTCGCCGCCGCCCTGGGCCTGACCCAGGTGGCCGGCCAAGCCCAGACCGTGCGCCCACTGCTCGCGCCCATGGCCGAGGCCGCCGCCGAGCCGCTGTCCGACGACCAGCGGCAGAAGGTCCGGGCGATGAGCGCGGCCACCGACAACATCGGTCTGTTCTTCGGCGAGGACATCTTTCTGGCCATTGGCTCGATCCTGCTGATTGTCGGCTTCCTCGACCAGAGCGGCATCACCGTCGAACCGCTGGCGCTGTCGGTCTGGGCGATCCCGACCGCCATCGCCGCCTTCCTGATCCATGGCGCGCGACTGTTGATGTTCGATCGTCGCCTGACGCCCAAGGCGGAGGACGCCGCATGA
- a CDS encoding class II aldolase/adducin family protein, with protein MADGALPITSLKGKVSEAEWQARVDLAALYRLVALHGWDDMIFTHISARIPGPEHHFLINPYGMFFGEITASSLVKVDLEGNVIDKTPYYINPAGFTIHSAVHAAREDAHYVMHLHSDQGVAVSAHKDGLLPLTQHALIVLPQLAYHDYEGIALNLEERERIVADLGQKKLMMLRNHGTLSVGATAAECWLGMFFLERACAQQVMALSIGRDNVLLAPDAAQDEVRKQTGMGMGMIGGLAWPGCLRKLDRESPGYAD; from the coding sequence ATGGCCGACGGTGCTCTGCCCATCACGTCCCTCAAGGGCAAGGTCAGCGAAGCGGAGTGGCAAGCGCGGGTCGATCTCGCCGCCCTCTATCGTCTCGTGGCCCTGCATGGCTGGGACGACATGATCTTCACCCACATCTCGGCCCGCATCCCAGGGCCTGAGCATCACTTCCTGATCAACCCCTACGGGATGTTCTTCGGCGAGATCACCGCCTCGAGCCTGGTGAAGGTCGATCTTGAGGGCAACGTGATCGACAAGACGCCTTACTATATCAATCCGGCGGGCTTCACGATCCACTCGGCCGTCCACGCCGCGCGTGAGGACGCTCACTATGTGATGCACCTGCACAGCGATCAGGGCGTGGCGGTCTCGGCGCACAAGGACGGACTGCTGCCGCTGACTCAACATGCGCTAATCGTCTTGCCTCAACTCGCGTATCACGATTATGAAGGCATTGCGCTCAACCTTGAGGAGCGCGAACGTATCGTGGCCGACCTCGGCCAGAAGAAGCTGATGATGTTGCGCAACCACGGCACCCTGTCGGTGGGCGCGACCGCAGCAGAATGCTGGTTGGGAATGTTCTTCCTGGAGCGAGCATGCGCGCAGCAGGTGATGGCGCTTTCGATCGGAAGGGACAACGTGCTGCTGGCGCCCGACGCCGCGCAGGACGAGGTCCGCAAGCAAACGGGCATGGGCATGGGCATGATCGGCGGCCTGGCCTGGCCCGGTTGCTTGCGCAAGCTGGACCGCGAGTCGCCGGGCTACGCGGACTAA
- a CDS encoding efflux RND transporter periplasmic adaptor subunit, whose product MIRRHFFLVVALAAVVLMVGVGGFKLAFANKETKAGGGGRATSVSQMVVGERSFTDRIEVLGAAKGRQSVTITSNTAELITAVRFTDGQAVSRGQVLVELKAEAEDAGIAEARARLAQAERDYKRWKTLADKGIAPRATAEQYLAAYETSKAAVESAQANKLDRVIRAPFAGRVGISDVAPGMLISPGTAIVTLDDTSVIRVDFSVPDRYLETLRIGLPISAKPDALPGETFQGRIAQLDTRIDTTTRAIKARAEFPNTNGRLKPGMLVKVAIDQGVRTGVAVPEAAVQFEGEQASVYVVAKGPKGMIARRTDVDTGITEGGFVEIRSGLKKGDKIVADGLNRIQDGAAIGGGKPGGQKPDGKGGADRKAG is encoded by the coding sequence TTGATCCGTAGGCACTTCTTCCTCGTGGTGGCCCTGGCGGCTGTCGTTCTCATGGTCGGCGTAGGCGGCTTCAAGCTGGCGTTCGCCAACAAGGAAACGAAGGCGGGCGGCGGTGGTCGGGCGACCAGCGTGTCGCAGATGGTGGTCGGCGAGCGCTCGTTCACGGACCGCATCGAGGTTCTGGGCGCCGCCAAGGGGCGCCAATCGGTGACGATCACCTCCAACACGGCCGAACTGATCACCGCCGTGCGCTTCACGGACGGCCAGGCCGTCTCGCGGGGGCAGGTGCTGGTCGAACTGAAGGCCGAAGCCGAAGACGCCGGGATCGCCGAGGCGCGGGCGCGTCTGGCGCAAGCCGAGCGCGACTACAAGCGCTGGAAGACCCTGGCGGACAAGGGCATCGCGCCGCGCGCCACTGCCGAGCAGTATCTGGCCGCGTACGAGACCTCCAAGGCGGCGGTCGAATCCGCCCAGGCCAACAAGCTCGACCGCGTCATCCGCGCGCCGTTCGCGGGACGGGTCGGCATTTCGGATGTGGCGCCAGGCATGCTGATCAGCCCCGGCACGGCGATCGTCACCCTGGACGACACCTCAGTCATCCGCGTCGATTTCTCGGTGCCGGATCGCTATCTCGAAACCCTGCGGATCGGCCTGCCGATCAGCGCCAAGCCGGACGCGCTGCCGGGCGAGACCTTCCAGGGGCGCATCGCCCAGCTGGACACCCGCATCGATACGACCACCCGCGCCATCAAGGCCCGCGCCGAGTTTCCCAATACGAATGGCCGCCTGAAGCCTGGGATGCTGGTCAAGGTGGCGATCGACCAGGGCGTGCGCACCGGCGTCGCCGTGCCGGAGGCCGCCGTGCAGTTCGAGGGCGAGCAAGCCTCGGTCTATGTCGTCGCCAAGGGCCCCAAGGGCATGATTGCGCGCCGCACCGATGTCGACACGGGCATCACCGAGGGCGGCTTCGTCGAAATCCGATCGGGCCTGAAGAAGGGCGACAAGATCGTCGCCGACGGCCTTAACCGCATCCAGGACGGCGCCGCCATCGGCGGGGGCAAGCCTGGCGGGCAGAAGCCGGACGGCAAGGGCGGCGCTGACCGCAAGGCCGGCTGA